The Apium graveolens cultivar Ventura chromosome 11, ASM990537v1, whole genome shotgun sequence genome has a window encoding:
- the LOC141697299 gene encoding ATP synthase subunit O, mitochondrial, whose translation MASRLRSALPLINKALTSSQRSSIPRVLANPEVSRNFATSAAPKEKKVKVPLALYGVSGNYSSALYIAATKLNELDKVETELLDFVEASKNTPTFALFMKDLSVRKDTRVKAITDICTHAKFSDVTRNFLVVLAENGRLPHLDIIAKRFSELTMAYRGEVKAIVTTVIELPPEEEKELKETLQSLIGKGKKVHLEQKIDQSILGGIVVEFSQKVFDASIRTRARQMERFLRDPINIDNL comes from the exons ATGGCGAGTCGTCTCAGATCTGCTCTCCCTCTCATCAACAAAGCCCTCACCTCTTCTCAACGATCATCTATTCCCCGTGTTCTCGCCAATCCCGAG GTTTCGAGGAATTTTGCCACCAGCGCTGCTCccaaggaaaagaaagttaag GTGCCTCTGGCATTGTATGGAGTCTCTGGAAATTATTCATCTGCATTGTACATTGCTGCTACGAAACTTAATGAATTGGACAAGGTTGAGACTGAGCTCCTTGATTTTGTTGAAGCTTCAAAGAACACCCCTACATTTGCTCTGTTTATGAAGGATTTGTCAGTGCGTAAAGATACTAGGGTGAAAGCTATAACTGATATCTGCACTCATGCTAAGTTCTCAGATGTTACAAGGAACTTCCTCG ttgTTTTGGCTGAGAACGGAAGGTTGCCGCACCTTGACATTATCGCAAAGAGATTCAGTGAATTAACAATGGCATACAGAGGAGAGGTTAAAGCAATTGTGACAACTGTCATC GAACTACCTCCAGAAGAGGAGAAGGAACTGAAAGAAACTTTGCAGAGTTTGATTGGGAAGGGGAAGAAGGTTCACCTTGAACAAAAG ATTGATCAAAGCATTCTTGGTGGAATAGTGGTAGAATTTTCGCAAAAAGTTTTTGATGCCTCCATAAGGACTAGGGCGAGGCAGATGGAACGGTTCCTTCGTGATCCCATCAACATTGACAATCTTTGA
- the LOC141696233 gene encoding uncharacterized protein LOC141696233, which produces MGTAQRKFLIVAIDYFTKWIKAKPLAKITTNQVAQLLWKYDEENEIELRFTFVAHPQANGQAKVANRIILDGLKKRIEKSKSSWVDELPPTLWAYRTTCKVTTGATPFMLAYGVEAVVPVEISHSSPRIQAFNVEENEEDQRIALDLIDEAHPKIVEYQKKAFFYYNLRVKESSLSKEIWP; this is translated from the exons ATGGGCACAGCTCAAAGGAAGTTCTTGATTGTGGCAATTGACTACTTCACTAAGTGGATCAAAGCCAAACCTTTAGCCAAGATTACAACCAATCAAGTTGCACAACTCCTGTG GAAGTACgatgaggagaatgaaattgagcTACGATTCACTTTCGTAGCTCATCctcaagccaatgggcaagcaaaAGTTGCAAATCGAATTATTCTGGATGGATTGAAGAAGAGGATTGAAAAGTCCAAGAGTAGCTGGGTAGATGAGTTACCGCCAACACTTTGGGCTTATAGAACCACTTGTAAAGTTACGACGGGAGCAACACCAtttatgttagcatatggggtaGAAGCAGTCGTACCGGTAGAGATATCGCATTCGTCCCCAAGAATCCAAGCATTCAatgttgaggaaaatgaggaggaTCAAAGAATAGCCCTGGATTTAATAGATGAAGCGCATCCCAAGATTGTGGAGTATCAGAAGAAAGCCTTTTTTTATTACAACTTGAGAGTAAAAGAAAGTTCTTTAAGCAAGGAGATCTGGCCTTAA